The uncultured Desulfatiglans sp. DNA window CAATTTCGGCACCCATACAAAAATGGACGGGTTACCGTACCACACCCCAAAAAGGACATGCCGATTGGTACTGTAAAAAGCATCGAGCGCCAATCGGGAATCAAGTTTAGCTGAGGTGTAACCATGGCAAACTACATCGCAATCGTACACAAAGATCCCAAAAGTGACTTTGGCATCTCGTTTCCCGATTTTCCGGGCTGCATCACGGCCGGGAAAGACATCGACGAAGCTAAGGACATGGCCCAAGAGGCTCTCACCCTCCATATTCAAGGCATGATTGAAGATGGAGAAAAATTGCCCGCCCCATCAAAGCTCGAAGAGATTATGGCCGATCCCGATTTCGCCGATGCTATGGCCTATCTGGTCGTTGACGTCCCGGATGCCAGGCCCCGAACGGTCAGGGTCAATATTACCGTTCCCGAAATGACTCTTAAACAAATTGATGCTGCAGCTAGAAAGCGCGGTATGTCACGATCTTCATTTCTTGTTCACGCCGCACAGAATGCTATTCAAGCAAACCAATCAGAGGCATCTGTTTGATTCAATTACTTTCCATCCGGAAATGACCTTTTTGACCAATCTCGGCGTCAATCTGCACGTTTGCTTGTGCGGCGACCACCAGGTCGTCTCCGCGCAAACGCTTGATTTCCTTGATATTGGCCAAACCGGGACCCGCCGCGAAGCGGTGGGACTGAGCGGCGAAGCGCTGAAGAAAAATCCTTGAGATCACGTGCTGCATCAGGGGGAAGCCGGCGCCAAACAGAAGGATTTGGTCGAATCGCTCAGTCAATGCCCTCCGGAATGCTGCATCGACATACTTCGTTCGGGCGATAACATACTCATAAACCCCCTTGGGCGCAAGGAAACGGACAAAGAACTTTCTACATAAAGAAGTGTGAATGAGCACCCTGATAAAGCTTGGGAGAAGACACACGGCAAGATAGTCGTCGCCGTGATAATGGTCTTCTTTTTCCAGAAATGAAGCCGCGCGTGAAAGGCAAGTCATTTGAGCGGTTCGTGATGTTTTTCTCTCGATTCGTTTATCGATCACTTTCGTTTGCCTCACCGGAGCGACTTGCCAATTTCGCCAGTCGATTGACCCAAAGCCCGAATCAAGCCGCGCCGCCAAGCGGCGTCGGCTTAAATGAGTTGTTTATGTGCCTGTTCCGATCAAACCCCTTGACATTTTGGTCAAAATGGTCAAAATGGTCATAATGGTCAAAAGAGGAGATTGATAATGGAAAAAAACATATCCGTGGGTGAAGCAAAGGCCACCTTTTCAGAATGCATCCGTAAAGTTGAAGCAGGTTATGCTGTGCTCATTACCAGGCATGGCAAACCTGTCGCCGCTCTGGTTAGCCCCACTGACCTCGAACATCTAAAGCGTTTGAGAAAAGCAGGGCCAGAGAGTGGCCTTGCCAGTATTGCTGGCGGCTGGGAAAATAGCGAAGAATTGGCTTCAATTTTGAACGCATCTCCTCGACAGGGACAACGAAATACCCCTGACCTGGAAAATTGAAAATGGCGTTTCTCTTTGACACCGATGCAATTTCAGAACTCCTGCGCCCACGCCCCGCAATAGCCTATGTGAAGTGGATCATGAAAGTTCCTCGTGAAGAGCAATTTACCAGTGCTGTTGTAATAGGCGAACTGTACAAAGGCGCCTACCGCTCCCAACACCGTGAACGACACCTAACCAATATAGAACAACGGGTTCTCCCCGCTGTCAGCGTTCTACCTTACGACACAAGCATTGCGAAAGTTTTTGGTAAAATCCGAGCTTACCTTGAAGAAATGGGAACAATCCTTCCCGATGCGGATATTCAGATTGCAGCCACGGCTATAAGCCATAATTTGGAGCTTATAACCGGAAACCTTCGTCATTTTAGTAGGATTACCGATTTGAAGGTTAATAATATCCTCGCAGATTCACGGAATCAATGATTTCTGGCCTCTTCTCCGACATAACACCGGGCATCAGGGGCACGACAACCACGCGGGCAAGGGATTTCAACGCAACACCACCGGACTGCCCCCGCACAATTTCGTGTCTCCTGGATGCCTTTGTCATGCGGATTTCTTCGACCTAAGGAGGTACGCTGAAGTCTCCCCTCCTCACGGCGCGACAAGGTTCTCCCCCTCGGCGATCAGACGTTCGAAGAAGGGCTTTTTCAAGACCGAGACGCCGAGGGCGGCCAGCTCGGGGATGAGCTCCATCAAGCCGTTGGCGAAGCTCCAGTGCAGGGCGAAGAGCGGACCCTTGCCCGCGAAGGCGTAGCCGAGCATGTCCCCCGACGCCCCCGTGGCGAAGCCGGCCAGCGGGCCGCACAGGACCCCGATGAACATAGGCAGAGCGACCTGCGGCCGCAGCTCCGCAAAGCTGCAGCCCGGCAGATAGTATTTTCCGGACAGGAAGTTCGCGATCCCGTAAACGCACCCCATCGCCACTCAGACAGCGGCGCCACGTCAATTAAGATGGCACCGGCGGAGCTGGATGTCATCGAAGAGACCTGCGGGTATGTCCGGGAGGAGGGCGGGCTGGAGCGGGAGGTCTCCGAGGGGGCGCGGGCGCCGAACGTCAAGTTGGCCTGCCGGGGCCTAGCAGCAAAGCAGCACCGGTCAGTTTCCAACGCCATGTTCGGCGCTTGAGCTATTTGCTTTAAGACCGCCAAGGGGCAACGGCTTAATATTCTCCAGGGCGTCGAACTCAGATTTCTTAGCGAAATAAAGATCCCATCTCAGCTGAACATTCATCCAGAAGTCTTCTGACACACCAAAAACCTTTGCAAGCCTTAAGGCCGTACTTGGAGTAATTCCACGCCGCCCGTTGATAATTTCATTGATGCGTTGATAAGGTACTTTTATCGCATTGGCTAAATCTCGCTGAGTTATGCCCATAGGCTTCAAAAACTCTTCCAACAGCATCTCGCCAGGATGGGTTGGTGCCCTATGAGTAGGTATCCGTATCATTGCAGCTCCTCATGGTTGTATTTATTAATGATAATCCGCTATTTCAACATCCATGGGCCCGGCTTCGGTCCAAGTGAAACAAATGCGATATTGATCGTTTATGCGGATGCTGTATCGTCCGTTTCTGTCACCCGACAGCGCCTCCAATCGATTTCCGGGCGGAACACGCAATTCATCAAGAGTCAGGACAGAATCAAGCCTATCAAGCTTTCTAAACGCGATCGCCCAGAGGCTTTGCGGACAAATTTTCCTCGCAGCTTTGGTTGACCGCCCGTTGAAAATCTCCTCCGTCGCTTTGTTTTTGAAGGATTGTATCATGGAATGACAATAGCACGGCTATCATGCTAATTCAAGTCATATCCTCCTGCTAAATTAAGCATACATTCGGAGGCCAACCACCTGACATGAGTACCAGCGAAGCCCCCGCCTCTCCTCCGCTGCGATCGGCCTCGAAATTTATTCCGGAGAGGACCGCATCCTCTAAATCGGCGCCGGCGCCGCCGACGGGACGCGCACCTTCGCCCGCAGAGGCGAAGGCGGCCTCGAAAGGGCGGCGGCGGAGTTGGATGTCAGTGAATCGAATTTTTCCCTATTCATTACTGCAAGAGTTTCGTCGTGATTGAGTGCTCGGATTTCAATTTTGTTCTTCATGGCCTGCCTCTTTGTCATGCTATGCCGAATGAATCGCATAACCTGTGCAGCAACTACGATTGGCAAAACCGCCGGCTTCAATCCGCTTGAGGTTGATGCAAGCGTTCGGCCTTTGAATCTTCAGCAACAGGTTCAGCATGAATTCTCAATCCTAGCGCTCCTATTACTTTGAGGATCGTGTCAAAGGTCGGGGTCCGTTCCCCGGAAAGCGCCTTGTACAGGCTTTCACGAGATAGGCCAGCATCCTTCGCCACCTGAGACATACCTTTGGCGCGGGCGACATCCCCCAAAGCCTTGGCGATGAAAGCAGCATCACCGTTGGCCTCCTCAAAACAAGCTTCCAGGTATGCTGCCGTTTCCTCAGGTGTACGGAGGTGCTCGGCAACATCGTAGCGTGTGGTCTTTGTCTTTGGCATAATAGCTCCTATAGATTGCGAGCGAGTCGCAAGGCAGTCTCGATGTCGCCGGCTTGGGTGCGCTTGTCTCCGCCAGCAAGCAAGATGACCAATGCTTGACCCCTGTGCGTGTAGTACACACGGTAGCCAGGTCCGTGATCGATCTGCAGCTTTGAGACTCCTTCGCCAACCGGCCTCACGTCCCCCGGATTCCCCGTCGTCAGACGCTCGATCCGCACCTGAATGCGAGCCCGGCCCCGGAGATCTCGGAAGCCATCGGGCCACTTAGCAAAGGTCTCGGTTTGGCGATTTCGATCATAACGAGCATTGTAGCCAATAGGCTACACCCTTAGCAAGGTCTATTTGGCAGGCCCCGTCTTCACGGGAACAGGCATTTCGTAGCTGCCATCCACCACCGTCTGATAGGGTCCGTAGAACCTGGCTGTGAAACGGAAGTCGCCTTCCGGTGCGGGCAGCCAGTTTTTGGCTTGGTCCGAATCTTCGGGCTTGCTGTGCTGCACATAGAGCACCAGTTTGCCGTCCTCCACCACCAGATCGCCATGCTCCAGCATATAGCTGTTGATCTCGTACCGGTCAATCTCGTTGGCCACAAAATAGCCCTGCGCGTTGTAGATGGGAATCGACCAGAATTCGGTGACCGGTGGCAAGTTGTTCATGTCAAAGGTAATCGTATAGTTGTTGGAGCCGTTCAACGGCTCGCCGTCTGCGTCGGTGAATCGGAACGCCCCGAGATGGGAAATGGCCTTGTCACAAGCGCCCCATCCGGCATCGGCTATCACCGCACGATCGATCCAGTTGGTTGCAAAGTCACCC harbors:
- a CDS encoding conserved hypothetical protein (Evidence 4 : Unknown function but conserved in other organisms) gives rise to the protein MANYIAIVHKDPKSDFGISFPDFPGCITAGKDIDEAKDMAQEALTLHIQGMIEDGEKLPAPSKLEEIMADPDFADAMAYLVVDVPDARPRTVRVNITVPEMTLKQIDAAARKRGMSRSSFLVHAAQNAIQANQSEASV
- a CDS encoding hypothetical protein (Evidence 5 : Unknown function): MMLQLESAVCHDLHFLFTPHRMLFKQTNQRHLFDSITFHPEMTFLTNLGVNLHVCLCGDHQVVSAQTLDFLDIGQTGTRREAVGLSGEALKKNP
- a CDS encoding hypothetical protein (Evidence 5 : Unknown function) — translated: MIDKRIERKTSRTAQMTCLSRAASFLEKEDHYHGDDYLAVCLLPSFIRVLIHTSLCRKFFVRFLAPKGVYEYVIARTKYVDAAFRRALTERFDQILLFGAGFPLMQHVISRIFLQRFAAQSHRFAAGPGLANIKEIKRLRGDDLVVAAQANVQIDAEIGQKGHFRMESN
- a CDS encoding Prevent-host-death family protein — protein: MEKNISVGEAKATFSECIRKVEAGYAVLITRHGKPVAALVSPTDLEHLKRLRKAGPESGLASIAGGWENSEELASILNASPRQGQRNTPDLEN
- the vapC gene encoding Ribonuclease VapC — encoded protein: MAFLFDTDAISELLRPRPAIAYVKWIMKVPREEQFTSAVVIGELYKGAYRSQHRERHLTNIEQRVLPAVSVLPYDTSIAKVFGKIRAYLEEMGTILPDADIQIAATAISHNLELITGNLRHFSRITDLKVNNILADSRNQ
- a CDS encoding hypothetical protein (Evidence 5 : Unknown function) is translated as MGCVYGIANFLSGKYYLPGCSFAELRPQVALPMFIGVLCGPLAGFATGASGDMLGYAFAGKGPLFALHWSFANGLMELIPELAALGVSVLKKPFFERLIAEGENLVAP
- a CDS encoding hypothetical protein (Evidence 5 : Unknown function), whose amino-acid sequence is MAPAELDVIEETCGYVREEGGLEREVSEGARAPNVKLACRGLAAKQHRSVSNAMFGA
- a CDS encoding Addiction module antidote protein, HigA family, with protein sequence MIRIPTHRAPTHPGEMLLEEFLKPMGITQRDLANAIKVPYQRINEIINGRRGITPSTALRLAKVFGVSEDFWMNVQLRWDLYFAKKSEFDALENIKPLPLGGLKANSSSAEHGVGN
- a CDS encoding Toxin-antitoxin system, toxin component, RelE family (fragment) yields the protein MEALSGDRNGRYSIRINDQYRICFTWTEAGPMDVEIADYH
- a CDS encoding hypothetical protein (Evidence 5 : Unknown function), with the protein product MKNKIEIRALNHDETLAVMNREKFDSLTSNSAAALSRPPSPLRAKVRVPSAAPAPI
- a CDS encoding conserved hypothetical protein (Evidence 4 : Unknown function but conserved in other organisms), whose product is MPKTKTTRYDVAEHLRTPEETAAYLEACFEEANGDAAFIAKALGDVARAKGMSQVAKDAGLSRESLYKALSGERTPTFDTILKVIGALGLRIHAEPVAEDSKAERLHQPQAD
- a CDS encoding conserved hypothetical protein (Evidence 4 : Unknown function but conserved in other organisms) — translated: MRIERLTTGNPGDVRPVGEGVSKLQIDHGPGYRVYYTHRGQALVILLAGGDKRTQAGDIETALRLARNL